A DNA window from Arachis hypogaea cultivar Tifrunner chromosome 18, arahy.Tifrunner.gnm2.J5K5, whole genome shotgun sequence contains the following coding sequences:
- the LOC140181446 gene encoding uncharacterized protein, which translates to MTDNGVPQLTQADLMAQMAELQAEVKRLAELSAHNSANKQDEGNPKSSSQSAADLLIANPPKERLTLDNPFSEEITNFQMPKHFTLPSSLEPYKGIGDPRAHIKKFQSMMFFNGPNNEPVLCRAFLTYLDGAALLWFSKLPAGSISSFEELAKSFIDYFAAARIYVHGSDYLGTIRQGPQESLKDYLTRFAEATMEIPDLDPAVHLHALKAGLRPGKFRETIAITKPRTLEEFRERAAGQMEIEELREANKTERRPRREEDRTSRSPHNKDLGKPFKLTPKFDNYTRFNTRRERIIKEILNAKIIKPPVRAGSYQDQRFVDKRKYCAFHQKYGHTTDECIIAKDLLERLARQGLLDKYIEGRKHKGDDRDKEERQPTPVNKETNKWSNSSQPKTVINCISEGFAGGGETTSARKRSYRAMLAIEGAASLNNQETPDLEITFNKTDICSAAPHLDDPVVISIQIGDLLVRKVLLDPGSSADVLFYSTFLKMNLSKKLIQPSSGELVGFSGERVPIKGYIWLKTTIGENPLSRTLDIQYLIVDCISPYNIILGRPALNMFRAVISTFHLCVKFQAQDGRIATIHSDRQQARQCYNSSLKRSDTRQRQHEVKAIQTREEILSLAELDPRGDAQERPQPTDELQKIQLTSKSEQVTYIGQALQGQDRADLIKLLQANSDLFAWTRPTCQESIQTSSVTNSPPTCQTDL; encoded by the coding sequence ATGACCGACAACGGAGTCCCTCAGCTCACACAAGCCGACCTCATGGCCCAGATGGCTGAACTTCAAGCAGAGGTCAAGAGACTAGCCGAGCTGTCGGCACATAACAGCGCCAACAAACAGGATGAGGGCAATCCCAAAAGCTCGTCCCAGAGTGCGGCTGACTTGTTAATCGCCAACCCTCCAAAGGAGAGACTGACGTTGGATAACCCCTTCTCTGAGGAAATCACAAATTTCCAGATGCCAAAACACTTCACACTACCCTCCTCACTCGAGCCCTATAAGGGGATTGGTGACCCCCGGGCTCACATTAAGAAATTTCAGTCAATGATGTTTTTTAACGGCCCTAACAATGAACCTGTACTTTGCAGAGCTTTCCTGACTTACCTTGACGGGGCCGCTTTACTGTGGTTTTCGAAATTACCCGCAGGTTCGATCTCCTCTTTCGAAGAATTGGCAAAGTCTTTCATCGACTATTTTGCTGCGGCACGAATATACGTCCATGGATCGGATTATCTTGGCACCATTCGCCAAGGTCCTCAGGAGAGCTTGAAGGACTATCTGACCAGATTTGCAGAGGCGACAATGGAGATACCCGACCTGGACCCCGCCGTCCACCTACACGCACTTAAGGCCGGTCTCCGACCTGGAAAGTTTAGGGAAACCATCGCGATCACCAAACCACGGACGTTGGAAGAGTTCAGGGAGAGGGCGGCAGGACAAATGGAAATCGAAGAATTAcgcgaggccaacaaaacggaaaGAAGACCCAGGAGAGAAGAAGACCGAACATCAAGGTCGCCCCATAACAAAGACCTCGGCAAACCATTCAAACTTACTCCGAAATTTGACAATTACACCAGATTCAACACGAGAAGGGAAAGGATAATCAAAGAAATACTCAATGCCAAAATCATAAAACCTCCAGTAAGAGCAGGTAGTTATCAAGACCAGAGGTTCGTAGACAAAAGAAAATACTGTGCTTTCCACCAGAAATACGGACACACGACCGACGAATGCATAATAGCCAAAGACCTCTTGGAGAGACTTGCTCGACAAGGCCTACTAGACAAGTACATTGAAGGAAGAAAACATAAAGGGGATGATAGAGACAAGGAGGAGCGACAACCGACCCCAGTCAACAAAGAAACTAACAAATGGTCGAATAGCAGCCAACCCAAAACAGTCATAAATTGCATATCTGAAGGATTTGCCGGAGGCGGTGAAACAACATCGGCAAGGAAACGCAGTTACCGAGCTATGCTGGCCATCGAAGGGGCAGCATCACTAAACAATCAGGAGACACCAGATCTAGAAATCACTTTCAACAAAACAGACATATGTTCGGCCGCCCCACACCTAGACGATCCAGTGGTAATCTCCATCCAAATAGGCGATCTTTTGGTAAGAAAAGTCCTTTTAGACCCAGGTAGTAGCGCAGACGTTCTCTTTTATTCTACCTTCTTAAAAATGAACTTATCTAAAAAACTGATACAACCCTCATCTGGAGAACTAGTGGGGTTCTCCGGAGAGAGGGTACCAATAAAAGGGTATATATGGCTAAAAACGACAATAGGTGAAAACCCGTTATCCCGAACCCTTGATATACAATACCTGATAGTTGACTGCATTAGTCCCTATAATATTATTCTCGGGAGACCTGCTCTGAACATGTTCAGAGCAGTGATATCAACTTTTCATCTATGTGTTAAGTTTCAGGCACAAGACGGCAGGATAGCAACGATCCACTCAGACCGACAACAAGCTCGGCAGTGCTACAACTCTAGCCTAAAAAGATCGGACACGAGACAGAGGCAACACGAGGTCAAAGCAATCCAAACCAGAGAAGAAATCTTATCCCTAGCCGAACTTGACCCCCGGGGAGACGCACAGGAAAGACCCCAACCAACGGACGAACTTCAGAAAATCCAACTGACATCAAAATCAGAACAAGTAACATACATCGGTCAAGCACTCCAAGGGCAAGACAGGGCAGATCTCATCAAGTTACTACAGGCCAACTCTGACCTGTTCGCTTGGACCCGGCCGACATGCCAGGAATCAATCCAGACGTCATCTGTCACAAACTCGCCACCAACCTGTCAAACCGACCTATAG